In Pseudomonadota bacterium, the genomic stretch AGAGGATTCTCCAGACCCAACGGCGTCGTGCGGATCACGTCGACGACCGTGGTAGCGGTCGAGACCGAGTTGTTCCCCGCATTCGGATCGTTCTTCTTCGCGGCGACCGAGGCCTGATTGGTGATCGTGCCCGGCGCCGTAGGGGTGACCCTGACGGTCACGGTGACCTGGGCGCCGCTTGCGATCCTGCCGAGGTTGCAACCTACGGGGTCGGTGCCTCCGCAAGAGCCTTGGGTCGTCGTGACCGCCCCGGGCGTGACGCCCGCGGGCAGCTCATCGGTGAGCGTGACGCCCGTGGCGCGCCTAGCTCCGTTGTTCCGGATCATGAGGGTATAGGTGAGCTGCTGGCCAGCGGCCACCGGGTCGGGCGCATCGGTCACGGTAAGGGAAAGGCCTGCCGGGGGCGGCGGTGGTGACGGCGGTGGCGCTGGTGGCGGTGACGGTGGTGGCGGTCCGCCGCCGCCGTCATCGTCGTCATCGTCGTCATTATCGTCATCGTCACCGTCATCGTCATCGTCATCGTCATCGTCATCGTCGCCCCCACGGTGGTGGGATGGCTCCGACACCACTGCGACGCCGACCAGATCGATACCACCCGGCTCCATGCGCGCCTGCGCGGAAGGGCTCACATGCACCAAGGAAAGCGCGAGCAGGAGGCCGAACAAGCTGAGTCTCTGGGGTTGACGAGAATGAAGCATCGGTACGAACGATAAGATCCAGAGCCCAATCGGGAAGACGAGCAGCATTGGTAATACATACGGTATCAGCTAACTATGCGCACCCCCCCAAATGGGGGGCTTGACAAGCGGTGTCCGTTTTTTGTTTCTTCGTCGCTAACTTGTTCAACCACCACTCGTCTTTGCCCAGTCGTAACGCCCGCCACCCAGGATATGCAGCTTGTCCCAGAACGTGATTTGATCCTGAAAGTAAGCGCCCCATGCCAAAGTTGCCCCTCTTTGCTAAAGAAACTGAAAGGCTGGGCTTGAATTGCGGCCAGGTCCCACCCTGCCAAGTTGAGGATTAAACAGGTCCACGGTTGGCGTGGGTAATCCAAAGAGCAGCGGAAAATCCTGTTCTCGTTATGGCCGGAGGAACGGCTTCCCACGGGGGACGTAGGGGAATGGTGGTCCAACGGCAAAGGCCCTATCCCGGAAAGGGCTCTTCCGCGCGGGCCCTCGTCCTCCATCCAGGAGCTGAATCGGAGCCACTGCGGGTGGCCCTCGGGCAGGCGAGCCACATCGTGCAGGACGCCGAGGGTGGAAAGCTCCTGTGCGTTGAGATACAGCGTCGGCCCGGACTTGGAAAGCTCCTCCCGAAGCGCCCGCGCAAACGCCGCCGCCGGTGCGCTCGGGCCGGTCGGGACGAGGGTGAAGTAGCGGGTGCTCGCCCTCCGCTGGCCTGTGAGGCGTGTTGCGCGACGATGCTCTTCTGAATGAGCGTCCGCGTGAGCGTCTTGAGCGCCGATACGATGTACCAACCGTCCGCGGGATCGCCCTGGCGGAACAGGGCCTCGCCCCGCCGCACCGTCACCCACTGCGCCTGCTCCTCCAAGTTCTCGATCTCGCGCGCGCCGAAGGGGCCGAAGAAGGCGGGAGCACCTCGGCCAGCTGCGCGCGCCCTAGGCGGCTCCGGATGATCCATACCAGCGGCTCCAGTAGCTCGCCTCGCGGTCCGAGAGCGCATCGAGCACGACACGCCTGAGCCGGTAAAGCAGGCAGGGGGATTCTGCCTCGACGGTCGTCGTCCACGCCCCGCCGAGTACCAGCTGGATCCGCCCAGCACCCCTCCCGGCCCGTACCGCTCGATGACCTTCTCCTCGCCGCTCGGGGCCACGGTTACCGGCCGCAGGGTCCCCGACGCCACGGCGCCGGCGTTCGGGCCCGGGCAATCCGTTCACCCGGCAGAGCGTCGCCTCTCTACGCGGCAAGCACCAGATCGCACGTGTCCGAAGCAGATCGCCCGGCGCCCTTTCGAAGGCCCCTTCACGGCGGATGAGGCGGCGCGCGACGTCCTCGTTTCCAGAGGGACGGGACACGAGGTAGCTTACGATTTCAAGTCGGCTTAGCTAGACTTCCGGCATGGAGATATTCAAGGAGTTTTCGATCGAGGCGGCCCACTACCTCCCGAACCTGCCGGTGGGCCACAAGTGCCGACGGCTGCACGGGCACTCGTTTCGGATCGGGGTGTACGTGAGGGGGGATTGCGACCCCAAGAGCGGCTGGGTCATGGACTTCGGCGACATCACGGAGAAGTTTCAGCCGCTCTTCGAGCGCTTGGACCATTATTGCCTGAACGAGGTCCAAGGGCTCGAGAACCCGACGAGCGAGAACCTGGCGCGCTGGGTGTGGACGCGGCTCGCACCCGAGATCCCGGGACTCACCCAGATCGTGATCCGTGAGACCTGCAATGCCGGCTGTGTCTACCGCGGGGAGGCCGAACAGAGCGATACATAGGTATTTTTAAGACACCACACCAGGAGGCGTCGATGACCCAGCTTGCCGGAAGGCGTTGCAAACCGTGTGAAGGCGGCACACCCCGGCTCAGTGCTGCGGAGGCCCAGGCGCTCCTTCGCGACACCCCCGGCTGGCGGCTCGATGAGCCGGGCGGGACCATCAGCAAGGTCTACCCGTTTCGAAACTACTACGAGACCCTGGCCTTCGCCAACGCCGTGGCCTTCATCGCCCACCGGGAGGACCATCACCCGGTGATGATCGTCGGCTACCGGCAGTGCGAGGTGCGCTATACCACCCATGCCATCTCGGGCTTGTCGGAGAACGACTTCATCTGCGCGGCCAAGGTCGATCTGCTCTTCGGTGCAGCCCCCGAGGGCTCGAGCGGACCGATCTAGCCGGGTGGGCCGGTGACCGGCCCGCTCATCGCGACGCGGCCGATCGGCCGGGTATACTAACCGCTCCGTTGGCGAGCAATCATGAGGCAGCAGTCTTTCCACTGTAGTCACGCCATGGGTTCGGCGGGAACCCACGCCGGGGACGTGGTGCCCGGCTCTCCCTGTTCCCTAAGCGGGAGAGCGAGCCTCGGTCGCTCCTGGTCACTCACCCGGCGCCCCGCCCCCGAGAAGACCTCATGGCACTGACCGATAGCCTCGGACGCCCGCTGCGCGATCTGCGCATCTCGGTCACGGACCGCTGCAACTTCCGCTGTCCCTATTGCATGCCCAAGGAGGTGTTCGGGCGGGAATGGGCGTTCCTGCCGCGCCGCGAGCTCCTGTCCTTCGAGGAGATCACGCGTCTCTCGCGCCTGTTCGCGGGGCTCGGGGTGAGCAAGATCCGCGTCACCGGAGGCGAGCCGCTGCTGCGTCGGGATCTGCCGAAGCTCATCGCCGGGCTCGTCGATATCGACGGGGTACGGGATGTGACGCTGACCACCAACGGCTCGCTCCTCGGGCGCATGGCCGCGGGACTCCGATCGGCGGGTCTGACGCGCCTGAGCGTGAGCCTGGATGCCCTGGAGGACGGCGTCTTCCGCGCCATGAACGACGTCGATTTCCCCGTGGAGCGGGTGCTCGAAGGTATCTCCGCGGCCGCGCAGGCCGGGTTCAGCCCCATCAAGATCAACATGGTCGTCAAGCGCGGCGTGAACGAGCGGGAACTCCCGGAGATGGCGGGTTACTGCCGAGCCGCCGGTCATGTCCTGCGCTGCATCGAGTACATGGACGTGGGCCACAGCAACAGTTGGCGACTGGAGGACGTGGTGCCGGCGCCCGAGATCCTGGCGATCCTCGGGTCGGAATGGCCGCTCGAAGCACTCACGCCGACCTATTTCGGGGAGGTCGCGAGCCGCTACCGCTATCGGGATGGCGGCGGCGAGATCGGTATCATCGCCTCCGTGACCCAACCCTTCTGCCGCACCTGTACCCGCGCGCGGGTGACCGCCGATGGACAGCTCTACACCTGCCTGTTCGCGACCCGCGGCCACGACCTGCGCGGCCTCCTGCGTAGCGGTGCGAGCGACGACGATATCGCGGCTCTCCTCGGCGCCCTGTGGCACCGGCGCACCGATCGCTATTCGGAGCGGCGCAGTGCCGAGACCGTGGGGCTCCGCAAGGTCGAGATGTCGCGCGTGGGCGGTTGAGCCCGCGGGTCCTGCAACGGCGCCATGACCCACACCCGACAGCCGGCGGTGCTCGCGGGAGGGTGGCTCGTCACGGCTTGGCTGTCCTTCATCTCGCTCGGGTGCACCGGGCACGAAGGTAGCGACATAGCCGGTGATCACATTCAGGATCTCCCGCAGCCTCAGCCTCTGGAGCACCAGCGGCCGAAGGAGAACGGGCGCGAGGCGCCGGGGGCTAGCGCGGGCTATCGGTGAGGATGGTGGCGTCATCGGCGCTGGAGGCCTTGGCCACCTGGAGGAGCTTCAGGGTCAGGACCCGGCCGACCTCGATCCGGGCCCCCGCGCGGATCTGGACGGACGCCCCCTTCGATACCGCGGCGCCGTCGATAGCGGTGGTCCCGTCGGATACCTGATACAGGTATAGGCCCTCGGGTCGGCGTCGCAACTCGAAGTGCCACCGCCCGATGCGCTGCAACTGGTGGGAGTCTGGAGAAGACAGCACGATATCGTTGGCCGTGGCACCTTCGAACTCGGCGAGCCGGCCACAGGTCACGGCATCCTGCTCGGGTATCTTCAGAACCTCACCGCTCTCTTCCACCAACATGGCGGTCGGGAACAGACTGCGATCGCGCCAGTCGAGCACGAAGATCTCCACGGGTTGCGACACGCCCTTCACCGTCGCCGCCGGGAGCGCACGGCAGGAGCGACGGCGCGCGGACGACAGCTCCTGGAATGCGGCGCGGGTGAGCCGGATCTCGGAACCGCTGGCGGTGCCCGCAACCCGCGAGCACAGGTTCACCGAATCCCCGGTGACCATGGTCCCGTCGGTCAAGGTCGGGCCGTAGTGCAGGCCGACGCGCACGGTGAGCTGGTGGTCGCGCGTGCGCGCGATGTTCTCGCGGGCCAAGGCCGTCTGCAGCTCGATGAAGGAACTGACGGCCTGTTCGGCCGCCTGAAAGCAGATGAAGGCCCCGTCCCCCGCGGTGTCGACGATGCGGCCACCCTGACCGCGGGCGATCTGGCCCACCAGATCGACGTGGCGCTGCTGCAGCTTGCGCCCCGCCTCGTCCCCGAAGCGCGCGAAATAGGGGGTGGAGCCCACGATGTCGGAGAACGCCAGCGCCATCGAGCGTTCGAAACGCTGAGACAGGAGGCGCGAGATCTCGTTCTGCAGGCGGATCAGCTCGGTGAGCGAGAGGTCCTGTAGACGGTCGGCCAAGGTGCTTGGTTGCACGGTGCTCGGTTCCACGGTGCTCGGTTCCATCGGTGAAGGAGCGCTCGGCGGCAGGAATGGGTGTCGGTCAGGGGCGGGACGCGATGTTGTCGGCGGCCGCCTTTCCCTTATGGACCTCCCAACTGCCGGGACACCCATAGATGTCCTGCCAGCTCCCCGTCCCCGCCCGGTCCCCCAGCGTGCCCTCGAAGGTGGCGGCGTCATAGCCCTCGTAGGTGAACGCCCCGGTCATGCGGCCGCGGGCGTCGATCTTCCCTTCCAGCACGTAGCCGTAGCCCGAGTCGTCTCGTAGCTCGCCCGTAATGGTCGAGCCCTTGATCGTGAGCCGGCCCGTACCGGTCCCGTAGCCGCAGTCCTCTGCGGCCCCCGGACGGGACACGGCGGTCTTGCCGAGGACGTCCCACACGCCATCGAAGCGTGTCAGGGCGGGATCGGCCGGCGTCGCGTTGATCTCGCTACAGCCGTTGAGAGCGCTCGCAACGAGCGGCAGGACACACCACATCATCTTTGTTTTCATCGATGCTCCACCCACCAAGTGACCGTTGACCCGGTGATATCTCCGAGGTTATATCTCCCGCGCGCGCGGCGCTTCCCCGGCCAAACAGAAGCAATGAGATCTTGCCCGCGAATCTACACCACGACGAACGCGAATTCCAGGACCACGGATCCAGGACTATCAATCCAGCACTACCTGGGGGCAGACGCTCCCGGGGGAGCGATTGCCTGGCAGAGGCCGAGCGGGCACAATGGCTCGCGGGGCCCTCAACGAACGATAGATAGACCGAGCACGAGCGGAGGAGTAGCCATGCCCAACATCACCGAGCAGCAGGCGGGCTCGCTGTCCGAATCGACGCGTTCCCCGCAGGCGCGCATCGCGCGCGTGGTGCGCGAGGCCAGCGGCCGGATCGGCAAGGTCGCGGGCGAGGCCGCGAGCGACATCGCGGTGGTGGTGC encodes the following:
- the moaA gene encoding GTP 3',8-cyclase MoaA — encoded protein: MALTDSLGRPLRDLRISVTDRCNFRCPYCMPKEVFGREWAFLPRRELLSFEEITRLSRLFAGLGVSKIRVTGGEPLLRRDLPKLIAGLVDIDGVRDVTLTTNGSLLGRMAAGLRSAGLTRLSVSLDALEDGVFRAMNDVDFPVERVLEGISAAAQAGFSPIKINMVVKRGVNERELPEMAGYCRAAGHVLRCIEYMDVGHSNSWRLEDVVPAPEILAILGSEWPLEALTPTYFGEVASRYRYRDGGGEIGIIASVTQPFCRTCTRARVTADGQLYTCLFATRGHDLRGLLRSGASDDDIAALLGALWHRRTDRYSERRSAETVGLRKVEMSRVGG
- a CDS encoding TonB-dependent receptor codes for the protein MAWGAYFQDQITFWDKLHILGGGRYDWAKTSGG
- a CDS encoding 4a-hydroxytetrahydrobiopterin dehydratase, producing MTQLAGRRCKPCEGGTPRLSAAEAQALLRDTPGWRLDEPGGTISKVYPFRNYYETLAFANAVAFIAHREDHHPVMIVGYRQCEVRYTTHAISGLSENDFICAAKVDLLFGAAPEGSSGPI
- the queD gene encoding 6-carboxytetrahydropterin synthase QueD codes for the protein MEIFKEFSIEAAHYLPNLPVGHKCRRLHGHSFRIGVYVRGDCDPKSGWVMDFGDITEKFQPLFERLDHYCLNEVQGLENPTSENLARWVWTRLAPEIPGLTQIVIRETCNAGCVYRGEAEQSDT
- a CDS encoding DUF11 domain-containing protein, producing the protein MFGLLLALSLVHVSPSAQARMEPGGIDLVGVAVVSEPSHHRGGDDDDDDDDDDDGDDDDNDDDDDDDGGGGPPPPSPPPAPPPSPPPPPAGLSLTVTDAPDPVAAGQQLTYTLMIRNNGARRATGVTLTDELPAGVTPGAVTTTQGSCGGTDPVGCNLGRIASGAQVTVTVRVTPTAPGTITNQASVAAKKNDPNAGNNSVSTATTVVDVIRTTPLGLENPLPAGCGFENGEIACPETASSSSISFDVDIPAGASFIEFDYAFADADEGDYGTVFLDVPAAVSE